A portion of the Patescibacteria group bacterium genome contains these proteins:
- the nth gene encoding endonuclease III produces MERAVEIIKILNKLRPNAKSELTYASPLEFMIAVILSAQATDKGVNKISPALFERFRTVSDYANADVDELSGYIKSINYYKTKARRIILACKFLVANFEGKVPKNIDALVRIPGIARKSANVISQEIFNSVEGIVVDTHITRVSQRLGFTKSTDAIKIEKDLMATLPRKYWKDYGRQIVLHGRYICLAKNPKCRECPINKLCLTCCSVGY; encoded by the coding sequence ATGGAGCGAGCTGTGGAAATTATAAAGATATTAAATAAACTCCGTCCAAACGCTAAATCCGAGCTTACTTACGCAAGTCCCCTTGAATTTATGATTGCGGTTATCCTCTCCGCGCAAGCAACGGATAAAGGTGTAAATAAAATATCCCCCGCGCTTTTTGAAAGATTTAGGACCGTTTCTGACTACGCAAATGCGGATGTTGACGAGTTGTCCGGTTACATTAAATCCATAAATTATTACAAAACAAAAGCAAGAAGAATCATTCTTGCTTGCAAATTTCTGGTCGCCAATTTTGAGGGAAAGGTTCCAAAGAATATTGATGCGCTGGTAAGAATACCAGGCATTGCGCGAAAAAGCGCCAATGTTATCTCGCAGGAAATTTTTAATTCAGTTGAGGGAATAGTGGTAGATACCCATATAACGCGGGTTTCTCAAAGGTTAGGGTTTACTAAAAGTACGGATGCGATAAAAATAGAAAAGGATTTAATGGCCACTCTTCCTCGCAAGTACTGGAAAGATTATGGCAGGCAAATTGTTCTTCATGGCAGATATATTTGTCTTGCCAAAAATCCAAAATGCAGGGAGTGCCCCATTAACAAACTTTGTCTCACCTGTTGT